A genomic window from Vitis riparia cultivar Riparia Gloire de Montpellier isolate 1030 chromosome 18, EGFV_Vit.rip_1.0, whole genome shotgun sequence includes:
- the LOC117906530 gene encoding probable methyltransferase PMT24 yields the protein MAMGKYSRVDGRRSSNYCSTIAIVVFVGVCLVGVWMMMSSSIVPIQNSDLVSDDTPHEVQKKIDDNDSTQFEDSSGNFPLDAAKGESNTDNSQDESDTGNSQGGSNIDAQDNQTLPDKGSENTVEENQEATIKESSKDRTENEEEPKIHREQNSGDGEQNAGDGELNSETGETKTEGGETNEAEQGGSEESTDENKSDSNEDEKKSDTNENSVDIALENKADSQNEEQKVEQNQEENVERNQEDNSEQSAGEEHIEIQAKDQASNEVFPAGAQSEILNESNTGNGAWSTQMVESKNEKESLESTISKPNGYGWKLCNVTAGPDYIPCLDNVQAIRRLPSTKHYEHRERHCPDEAPTCLVPLPGGYKRPVQWPTSREKIWFNNVPHTKLAVVKGHQNWVKVTGEYLTFPGGGTQFTHGALHYIDYIQKTLPDIAWGKQSRVILDVGCGVASFGGYIFERDVLAMSFAPKDEHEAQVQFALERGIPAISAVMGTTRLPFPSRVFDVVHCARCRVPWHIEGGKLLLELNRVLRPGGYFVWSATPVYRKVPEDVGIWNAMSELTKKICWDLVAISKDSLNGIGAAIYRKPTSNECYEKRLRNEPPLCEESDNADAAWNIPLQACMHKVPVLTSERGSQWPEQWPLRVEKAPNWLKSSQVGVYGKAAPEDFTSDYEHWKTVVSSSYLKGMGIKWSSVRNVMDMKAVYGGFAAALKDLKVWVMNVVPINSPDTLPIIFERGLFGIYHDWCESFSTYPRSYDLVHADHLFSDLKKRCQLTAVIAEVDRILRPEGMLIVRDNVETVSEVESMAKSLQWEVRLTYSKDKEGLLCVKKTFWRPTETQTIKSAIA from the exons ATGGCTATGGGGAAGTATTCTCGGGTTGACGGACGGCGGTCATCAAACTACTGTTCAACAATTGCTATTGTTGTGTTTGTTGGTGTTTGTCTGGTTGGGGTGTGGATGATGATGTCATCATCCATTGTTCCCATTCAGAATTCAGATTTAGTGTCCGATGATACTCCACATGAGGTGCAGAAAAAGATAGATGACAATGATTCTACGCAATTTGAAGACAGTTCGGGTAATTTTCCATTGGATGCAGCAAAAGGAGAAAGTAATACTGACAATTCTCAGGATGAAAGTGATACTGGCAATTCTCAGGGTGGAAGCAATATTGATGCCCAAGACAACCAAACCCTGCCTGATAAAGGGTCAGAGAATACTGTGGAGGAAAACCAGGAAGCAACCATTAAGGAGAGTTCTAAAGATAGGACTGAGAATGAAGAGGAGCCCAAGATACACAGGGAACAAAATTCTGGAGATGGGGAACAAAATGCTGGAGATGGAGAATTGAATTCAGAAACTGGAGAAACAAAAACTGAAGGTGGTGAAACAAATGAGGCAGAGCAGGGGGGATCTGAGGAGAGCACAGATGAAAATAAATCAGACTCAAATGAGGATGAGAAAAAATCAGATACAAATGAGAATTCAGTTGATATAGCTTTGGAAAATAAAGCTGACAGTCAGAATGAGGAGCAGAAGGTTGAGCAAAATCAAGAGGAGAACGTTGAGCGGAATCAAGAGGACAATTCAGAACAAAGTGCTGGGGAGGAGCACATTGAAATCCAGGCAAAAGATCAGGCTTCAAATGAGGTTTTCCCTGCTGGGGCCCAGTCAGAGATTTTGAATGAAAGTAACACTGGAAATGGGGCTTGGTCAACACAAATGGTAGAGTCAAAGAATGAGAAGGAATCACTAGAATCTACAATATCTAAGCCAAATGGTTATGGTTGGAAACTCTGCAATGTCACTGCTGGCCCAGACTACATCCCGTGCCTTGACAATGTGCAAGCTATTAGAAGACTTCCAAGTACAAAGCACTATGAACATAGAGAGAGGCACTGCCCTGATGAGGCTCCTACCTGTCTTGTTCCTTTGCCTGGAGGATATAAACGTCCAGTTCAGTGGCCAACAAGCCGGGAAAAG ATCTGGTTCAATAATGTTCCCCACACAAAGCTTGCTGTGGTCAAAGGCCATCAAAATTGGGTTAAAGTTACTGGTGAATACCTTACTTTTCCTGGTGGTGGAACTCAGTTTACGCACGGTGCTCTTCATTACATTGATTACATCCAAAAA ACTCTTCCTGATATCGCATGGGGGAAGCAAAGCCGTGTGATATTGGATGTTGGGTGTGGTGTGGCCAGCTTTGGAGGTTATATTTTTGAAAGAGATGTGCTTGCAATGTCATTTGCTCCCAAGGATGAGCATGAAGCTCAAGTGCAATTTGCACTTGAACGGGGAATCCCTGCTATATCAGCTGTTATGGGAACCACGAGACTGCCATTCCCCAGTAGGGTCTTTGACGTTGTCCACTGTGCACGTTGCAGGGTTCCTTGGCATATCGAAG GTGGTAAACTTCTCTTAGAGCTGAACCGTGTCTTGCGGCCTGGTGGTTACTTTGTGTGGTCTGCTACTCCAGTTTACCGGAAAGTTCCTGAAGATGTTGGCATTTGGAACG CCATGTCTGaattaacaaagaaaatttgCTGGGATCTGGTGGCAATAAGCAAGGATAGTTTGAATGGAATAGGTGCAGCAATATACAGAAAGCCAACTTCTAATGAGTGCTATGAGAAAAGGCTGCGAAATGAGCCTCCACTGTGTGAAGAATCTGACAATGCAGATGCAGCCTG GAATATACCCCTTCAAGCATGCATGCATAAGGTGCCGGTACTTACCTCAGAACGTGGGTCTCAGTGGCCAGAGCAATGGCCACTCAGAGTGGAGAAAGCGCCTAACTGGTTGAAGAGTTCTCAGGTTGGAGTCTACGGCAAGGCTGCTCCAGAGGACTTTACTTCTGACTATGAGCACTGGAAAACTGTTGTCTCCTCATCATATTTGAAAGGGATGGGAATCAAATGGTCTTCTGTTAGGAATgtcatggacatgaaagctgtATATGGGGG ATTTGCTGCGGCACTGAAAGACTTGAAAGTGTGGGTCATGAACGTAGTCCCAATTAACTCCCCAGACACACTCCCAATTATCTTTGAACGGGGGTTATTTGGAATATATCATGATTGGTGTGAATCATTTAGCACCTATCCCAGATCTTATGATCTTGTTCATGCTGATCATCTCTTCTCTGATCTGAAAAAGAG GTGCCAGTTAACAGCAGTAATTGCAGAAGTTGATAGGATCCTAAGGCCAGAAGGAATGCTTATAGTACGGGACAATGTTGAGACTGTAAGTGAGGTGGAGAGCATGGCAAAATCTCTACAGTGGGAGGTCCGGTTGACATACTCAAAGGACAAGGAAGGTCTTCTTTGTGTTAAGAAAACATTTTGGCGCCCCACAGAGACACAGACCATCAAATCGGCTATTGCTTAA